One region of Candidatus Saccharibacteria bacterium genomic DNA includes:
- the polA gene encoding DNA polymerase I codes for MKKRLAIIDGKSVFYRGYYAMPNLSTKDGTPTGGVFGFATMALEVIKRLKPDYVAVAWDKPKTNIRSRLAIYPEYKAGRKPAPPDFYEQIPVLHELLEAFGWPLYELDDYEADDIMATLAVKAAKKDIETLLITSDMDALQCVGSHTKMFRLKKGLSDIELYSPESFTAKYAIEPEQFLDLKSLKGDSSDNIPGVPGIGEKTAIQLLQDYKTLDGVYENLWQVKDSVRKKLEAGKKSAYMSKKLAALWTDAPVPLDLERMDGHVGADAERILHLFEKLEFRSLARQVPEVLHVDLYNHESGIMNQGIKVGENRIIDTEVKLAEVKMPSRAEVVVYGRSAGVAGRDPRVLIVSADDKLTYAFDLSKISLNAHLLTLISEAKLVGYDVKSSLKTLLGMGVTELPEVAHDVLVAAFILNSLIRAQSLTDLATDVLGYEGSSFENLSDEELLGRGAEIAAVTRAIMARQRSEMAENTTFQSLNSTVDMPVIPVLARMEYTGIQLDTLYLAQFSEQIEDTISDLEQEIYGHADHEFNIASPAQLADILFVKLGLPTQGIKRGKTGYSTAASELDKLRPAHPIIDLISQYREVTKLKNTYVDTLPKLVDGHGRVHTTFNLTIAQTGRLSSTDPNLQNIPVRTELGKHIRAAFVAGKGRKFVSADYSQFELRLAAAMSGDSEMVDMFNRGADIHVQTAAQIYGRSPEDVTKQMRSAVKAINFGVLYGMSPHGLAAATGMTFGQAKVFIDEYFKLRAPLLGYLDGLKEQARKDGYVETLLGRRRPMPDIHSSNFVVRQAAERAAMNMPIQGTEADLMKLAMVAVDKKLAANVPSAQQLLQIHDSILIECAQEDAETVAGILKATMEAIRPDLSVKLAVDTSIGDNWGEL; via the coding sequence ATGAAGAAACGTTTAGCTATCATCGACGGCAAGTCTGTTTTTTACCGTGGGTACTATGCTATGCCTAATTTAAGCACTAAAGATGGTACCCCGACTGGTGGGGTGTTTGGGTTTGCTACTATGGCGCTGGAGGTTATCAAACGGCTCAAGCCTGATTACGTGGCAGTGGCGTGGGATAAGCCCAAGACAAACATCCGCTCACGGCTCGCGATATACCCTGAGTACAAAGCTGGTCGCAAGCCAGCCCCACCCGATTTTTACGAACAAATTCCGGTGTTGCACGAACTACTCGAAGCCTTTGGCTGGCCGTTATATGAGCTAGATGATTACGAGGCAGATGACATTATGGCCACCTTGGCCGTCAAGGCAGCCAAAAAAGACATTGAAACGCTGCTTATTACCTCAGATATGGACGCACTACAGTGTGTTGGTTCGCACACGAAGATGTTTCGGCTCAAGAAGGGTTTGAGTGACATTGAATTGTACTCGCCAGAGTCATTTACGGCAAAATACGCTATTGAACCTGAACAATTTTTGGACCTTAAATCACTAAAAGGCGACTCATCCGATAACATTCCGGGTGTGCCGGGGATAGGCGAAAAGACAGCCATACAACTACTGCAAGACTACAAAACTCTCGACGGTGTGTACGAAAACCTGTGGCAGGTTAAAGACTCGGTACGTAAAAAACTTGAGGCAGGCAAGAAGAGTGCCTACATGAGCAAAAAGTTGGCAGCGCTTTGGACGGACGCTCCGGTGCCGCTTGATTTGGAGCGCATGGATGGGCACGTCGGGGCAGACGCCGAACGGATTTTGCATTTGTTTGAAAAGCTTGAGTTTCGCTCGCTTGCCCGGCAAGTTCCTGAGGTGCTTCATGTGGATTTGTATAATCATGAATCGGGAATTATGAATCAGGGAATTAAGGTCGGAGAAAACCGGATTATTGATACCGAGGTTAAGCTCGCCGAAGTAAAAATGCCATCTCGGGCGGAAGTAGTAGTTTATGGTCGCTCGGCAGGCGTGGCTGGCCGCGATCCTAGGGTACTGATTGTGTCGGCTGACGACAAACTTACCTACGCCTTTGACCTAAGCAAAATATCGCTTAACGCGCACCTCTTAACTCTTATCTCTGAAGCAAAGCTTGTGGGATACGACGTGAAATCCAGCTTGAAGACACTGCTTGGTATGGGTGTAACCGAGCTTCCGGAGGTGGCTCATGACGTGCTTGTAGCAGCATTTATACTAAATAGTCTGATACGCGCACAGTCTCTCACCGACTTAGCCACAGATGTGCTGGGCTACGAGGGATCTTCTTTTGAAAATTTGAGTGACGAGGAGTTACTTGGGCGGGGTGCAGAGATTGCAGCCGTCACGCGGGCAATAATGGCACGGCAACGTTCAGAAATGGCTGAAAATACTACATTTCAAAGTCTTAACTCTACTGTAGATATGCCGGTAATTCCGGTGCTTGCGCGTATGGAATACACCGGAATACAGTTGGATACGCTGTATCTTGCCCAGTTTTCTGAACAAATTGAAGACACTATATCTGACCTTGAACAAGAAATTTACGGGCACGCCGACCATGAGTTCAATATCGCCAGCCCAGCACAGCTCGCAGATATTCTGTTTGTAAAACTTGGGTTGCCAACCCAGGGTATTAAGCGAGGTAAAACTGGTTACAGCACGGCGGCAAGCGAGCTCGATAAACTTCGTCCGGCACATCCCATCATTGACCTCATCAGCCAGTACCGCGAAGTGACAAAGCTCAAAAACACGTACGTCGATACGCTGCCTAAACTGGTTGATGGTCATGGCCGCGTACATACCACTTTCAACCTTACTATTGCTCAAACGGGACGGCTCAGCAGCACTGACCCGAACTTACAAAACATACCAGTGCGCACCGAGCTTGGTAAACACATACGGGCTGCATTTGTAGCGGGGAAGGGCAGAAAGTTTGTCAGTGCCGACTACAGCCAGTTTGAGTTGCGGCTGGCGGCAGCCATGAGCGGAGATAGTGAGATGGTAGATATGTTTAATCGTGGGGCAGACATACATGTTCAGACCGCTGCGCAAATATATGGGCGTAGTCCCGAAGACGTTACAAAACAGATGCGCTCAGCGGTAAAAGCCATAAACTTTGGTGTGCTATACGGTATGAGTCCGCACGGGCTTGCGGCGGCTACGGGCATGACGTTTGGCCAGGCAAAAGTATTCATTGATGAGTACTTCAAGCTGCGGGCGCCTTTGCTTGGCTATCTCGATGGGCTCAAAGAGCAGGCACGCAAAGACGGTTATGTCGAAACACTACTTGGGCGGCGGCGGCCGATGCCGGACATCCATTCGTCTAATTTTGTTGTTCGACAGGCCGCCGAACGCGCCGCCATGAATATGCCTATACAGGGCACAGAAGCAGATCTGATGAAGCTAGCGATGGTTGCGGTGGACAAAAAATTGGCGGCGAATGTTCCGAGTGCTCAGCAACTTTTGCAAATTCACGATTCTATACTCATTGAATGCGCCCAAGAAGATGCAGAAACAGTTGCCGGGATACTCAAAGCAACTATGGAGGCCATCCGTCCAGACCTTTCGGTCAAACTTGCCGTCGATACCTCTATAGGCGACAACTGGGGCGAACTTTAG
- a CDS encoding methyltransferase domain-containing protein, which produces MNLYSPSEEFGLSLLRGTDCSVLSIGISTAGASEIRMAQKESGRHIIATTIDKTGAEQTIKTIASAGFSDQIEVRVEDIASSELPYEAESFDFVYARLVLHYLTRQQLEIAIKNVSRIIRKTGVFYIVVRSTQCIEAKDPSSVFDPETCLTTYKTIDYPHATAQRYFHSDGSISDVLQRHGFVVQSISHVSEALAPGFERDKLASHKDDLIQISASKSDV; this is translated from the coding sequence GTGAACCTGTACTCTCCTAGTGAAGAATTTGGACTTAGTTTGTTGCGGGGTACCGACTGCTCTGTTCTGAGTATAGGTATTTCCACTGCAGGTGCCTCGGAGATTAGAATGGCCCAAAAAGAAAGTGGTAGACATATTATTGCCACAACCATTGATAAAACTGGCGCAGAACAAACGATTAAAACCATTGCTAGCGCGGGTTTTAGTGACCAAATAGAAGTAAGAGTTGAGGATATAGCAAGTAGTGAACTGCCATACGAGGCTGAAAGTTTTGATTTTGTTTACGCGCGTCTCGTTCTCCATTATCTTACAAGGCAACAACTTGAGATAGCGATAAAGAATGTCAGCCGTATTATTCGTAAAACAGGGGTGTTTTATATTGTAGTTCGTTCAACGCAGTGCATTGAAGCGAAAGACCCTAGCTCTGTTTTTGATCCAGAGACTTGCCTAACGACATATAAAACGATTGATTATCCGCATGCAACCGCTCAACGATATTTTCATTCAGATGGATCAATTTCTGACGTGCTCCAGCGACACGGCTTCGTGGTTCAGTCAATTAGTCATGTTTCAGAAGCGCTTGCCCCTGGTTTTGAACGCGATAAGCTTGCATCTCACAAGGACGATCTTATACAAATTAGTGCAAGCAAGTCTGATGTTTGA
- a CDS encoding PadR family transcriptional regulator translates to MSDLKIVDDSFASLRKGLLEFAVLSVISRHEAYAADILESLSDTAFATSEGTLYPLLSRLKREQWVAYKWAESETGPPRKYYQLTAAGRTRLNELHAYWQDLYISLEQLGGKR, encoded by the coding sequence ATGTCTGATTTGAAAATAGTAGATGACAGTTTTGCCTCGTTGCGAAAAGGGTTGCTTGAGTTTGCTGTACTGAGCGTGATTTCTCGTCATGAAGCCTACGCCGCAGATATTCTCGAAAGTCTAAGCGATACTGCTTTTGCAACGAGTGAAGGTACCTTGTACCCATTGCTATCGCGCCTAAAACGGGAGCAATGGGTAGCGTATAAGTGGGCAGAAAGTGAAACCGGACCGCCCAGGAAGTACTACCAATTAACAGCGGCCGGAAGGACACGACTAAACGAGCTGCATGCATATTGGCAAGATTTATACATAAGTTTAGAGCAACTAGGAGGAAAACGATGA
- a CDS encoding PspC domain-containing protein — MKKVISISLAGRSYQVEEEGYSQLEGYLSDAEKRLKNNPDKEDIMADIEQSIADKCAVSLTAGKNVIAAGVVEKALAQVGTVEGGSEDEVRESESVSDNPRKLYALPKEGEIAGVCAGLAAYFTVDVTIMRLLFVLLLFLTQGLMILVYFAMAIAMPAAKTPEAIAEAHGKPGTAKEIVDKVKQAATDADLVTKIGTVISLVGKSVALVLMTVFAAGFVAVTVVWVWLLWAIGLGTLQFSDQLAVLNGWKQVVFATAVYVVVALPIFVSVRAMRKVANREKEIPGINTNIANSTIVVGIVLAAVTVFAFTSTYAPRVQDYADTHGGYLQIGEHKVCADENKCGDSAQYLKAHPEYRDENL; from the coding sequence ATGAAAAAGGTAATTAGTATTAGTTTGGCGGGAAGGTCGTATCAGGTCGAGGAAGAAGGCTATAGCCAGCTAGAGGGTTATTTAAGCGACGCTGAAAAACGGCTCAAAAACAATCCTGACAAAGAAGACATTATGGCTGATATTGAGCAGTCCATTGCAGACAAATGCGCCGTATCGCTTACAGCTGGGAAAAATGTAATTGCAGCCGGTGTCGTGGAAAAGGCGCTGGCTCAAGTCGGGACGGTAGAGGGCGGCTCGGAGGATGAGGTTAGAGAGAGCGAATCCGTTTCCGACAACCCTCGCAAGCTGTACGCTCTTCCAAAGGAAGGAGAAATAGCTGGTGTTTGTGCGGGGCTTGCGGCCTATTTTACGGTTGACGTTACAATTATGCGTCTTTTATTTGTGCTTCTCCTTTTCTTGACGCAAGGGTTAATGATTCTTGTGTACTTTGCCATGGCTATTGCAATGCCAGCAGCAAAAACACCTGAAGCAATCGCAGAGGCGCATGGCAAGCCTGGGACCGCAAAAGAAATAGTCGATAAAGTAAAGCAAGCAGCAACAGATGCAGATTTGGTTACAAAAATTGGGACGGTTATTTCTCTGGTTGGAAAATCAGTCGCGCTAGTACTGATGACCGTTTTTGCGGCGGGGTTCGTAGCAGTAACGGTAGTTTGGGTATGGCTGCTCTGGGCAATCGGTCTCGGTACGCTACAGTTCTCTGACCAGCTTGCTGTTCTGAATGGATGGAAACAGGTGGTTTTTGCAACGGCGGTGTATGTGGTGGTCGCCCTGCCTATTTTTGTCTCTGTGCGAGCCATGCGTAAGGTTGCTAACCGTGAAAAAGAGATACCCGGAATCAATACCAATATTGCGAACAGTACAATCGTTGTGGGGATTGTGCTCGCAGCGGTCACTGTCTTTGCTTTCACTAGCACCTATGCGCCGCGTGTGCAGGATTACGCAGATACACACGGTGGCTACCTACAAATAGGGGAGCACAAGGTATGCGCCGATGAAAATAAATGCGGTGACAGCGCGCAGTACTTGAAAGCACACCCCGAGTACAGGGATGAAAATCTTTAA
- a CDS encoding HAD family phosphatase, with product MSIRAIIFDLYGVLGLNGWQSFKAHHFSTRPEEWERLRALGQRVDAGLEDQDTFVAAVARVTGEEPAAVRYQFEHTTLNSELLDYISDVLKPDYKIGLLSNASYDVFDSLFSHDQLELFDEAMSSFHVGLTKPNPRMFRLMCERLGVDPTQAIMIDDQQRHIDAAGKMGLKTVLYTSVEQTKRDVNRLLSS from the coding sequence GTGAGTATACGCGCAATTATCTTCGATCTATACGGTGTGTTAGGCCTAAATGGCTGGCAAAGCTTTAAGGCGCATCATTTTAGCACAAGGCCTGAAGAGTGGGAACGGCTAAGGGCGCTCGGGCAACGCGTTGACGCCGGACTTGAAGACCAGGATACATTTGTTGCAGCGGTTGCTCGGGTGACTGGCGAGGAGCCAGCGGCCGTACGCTACCAGTTTGAGCATACAACACTAAACTCTGAGCTCCTTGACTACATTAGTGATGTGCTTAAGCCTGACTACAAAATTGGTCTACTGAGCAACGCAAGTTATGATGTGTTTGATAGCCTTTTTTCTCACGACCAACTAGAATTATTTGATGAAGCCATGAGCTCGTTCCATGTCGGGCTGACAAAGCCGAACCCACGTATGTTCCGCCTCATGTGCGAGCGTTTGGGTGTTGACCCTACGCAAGCAATTATGATTGACGACCAGCAACGTCACATTGATGCCGCTGGCAAAATGGGGTTAAAAACAGTGCTTTATACCTCTGTTGAACAGACTAAACGGGACGTAAACAGACTATTGTCATCATGA
- a CDS encoding HAD family phosphatase, translating to MIKAILFDCFGVVLTDALQQIRADLERVDPEGAKEVAGLVAANNRGLLHPAESNERIAHILGLSTEEFRGRVAEGEVRNEQLLSYILKLRKTYLTAMLSNIAGSSLRRRFPDNELNIYFDKIVASGDIGYAKPEPEAYEFAIQALGVLPSECVFIDDRDHFCSAAQAHGMKAIVYTDFAQFKHELEHILANTKD from the coding sequence ATGATAAAAGCAATTCTTTTTGACTGTTTTGGTGTTGTGTTGACCGATGCACTGCAGCAAATACGCGCTGATCTTGAGCGCGTCGACCCTGAGGGCGCAAAAGAGGTCGCCGGGCTTGTCGCGGCAAATAATCGTGGCCTGTTACACCCCGCGGAGTCAAATGAACGAATAGCACACATATTGGGGCTGAGTACAGAGGAGTTTCGCGGGCGAGTAGCAGAAGGTGAGGTACGCAACGAGCAACTTTTATCGTATATACTTAAGCTTCGTAAAACCTATCTCACTGCTATGTTGAGCAATATTGCGGGCAGTAGTCTGCGCCGCCGCTTTCCGGACAATGAACTGAATATATACTTTGATAAAATTGTTGCTTCCGGCGATATTGGCTACGCCAAGCCAGAGCCAGAAGCGTACGAGTTTGCTATACAGGCACTTGGCGTACTGCCGAGTGAATGTGTGTTTATTGACGACCGAGATCATTTTTGTAGTGCAGCGCAAGCTCATGGCATGAAAGCTATAGTGTATACAGATTTTGCTCAATTTAAGCATGAGCTCGAGCACATTTTAGCAAATACGAAAGACTAG
- the mutM gene encoding bifunctional DNA-formamidopyrimidine glycosylase/DNA-(apurinic or apyrimidinic site) lyase codes for MPELPEVETVRRGLEKLIVERCVESVTCIDSPKSFPNVPSEVKRFLVGAKVIAVRRRAKVLMIDLSSGYTLVTHLKMTGQLVFVGEQRFGAGHPNDSLVARLPDKSTRVALVFLGESHLYFNDLRKFGWMKLLPTAEVANLAFMQKVGPEPLENSFTGDVLYERLQRRKNTTIKAALLDQTVLAGVGNIYADESLWAVKLHPATLVKNVPKASVKKLAIAIKAVMNLSIEKGGSTDKNYVNAEGKKGSYLSFANVFRREGQPCPRCGSTINKIRVASRGTHICYSCQIIDK; via the coding sequence ATGCCAGAGTTACCAGAAGTTGAAACTGTGCGTCGTGGCCTAGAGAAGCTCATTGTTGAGCGGTGCGTAGAAAGCGTAACTTGTATAGATTCTCCAAAGAGCTTTCCAAACGTACCTAGCGAAGTGAAGCGTTTTCTGGTTGGCGCAAAGGTGATAGCTGTACGTCGGCGAGCAAAAGTGCTGATGATTGATCTTTCTTCTGGCTACACGCTGGTGACGCATTTGAAGATGACAGGGCAGCTTGTCTTTGTTGGCGAGCAGCGTTTTGGCGCCGGACACCCAAATGATAGTCTCGTTGCTCGGCTACCAGACAAAAGTACCAGAGTAGCTTTGGTTTTCCTAGGCGAAAGTCATCTGTATTTTAACGATTTGCGTAAATTTGGCTGGATGAAGCTTTTACCTACGGCAGAAGTAGCTAACCTTGCATTTATGCAAAAAGTTGGGCCAGAGCCACTGGAAAATTCGTTTACGGGCGATGTTCTATACGAGCGGCTGCAGCGGCGGAAGAACACCACCATAAAGGCTGCATTACTCGACCAGACTGTTCTGGCGGGTGTCGGGAATATTTATGCAGATGAGTCATTGTGGGCAGTAAAGTTACATCCGGCAACTCTTGTGAAAAATGTACCTAAAGCATCGGTAAAAAAATTGGCTATAGCAATTAAGGCTGTGATGAATTTGAGTATAGAAAAGGGCGGCAGCACGGATAAAAACTATGTCAATGCCGAAGGCAAGAAAGGCAGCTACCTTTCATTTGCAAATGTGTTCCGCCGCGAAGGCCAACCGTGTCCACGTTGCGGCTCAACTATCAACAAAATTCGTGTCGCCAGCCGTGGTACCCACATTTGCTATTCATGTCAGATTATTGACAAATAA